The Ooceraea biroi isolate clonal line C1 chromosome 1, Obir_v5.4, whole genome shotgun sequence genome has a window encoding:
- the LOC109610698 gene encoding uncharacterized protein LOC109610698, whose protein sequence is MGKLLVLLCFALIAMTVVMACTPPGAPCTSDSDCCASFVCNPWAGRCTGGPGGPGGPGGRWGPRT, encoded by the exons ATGGGTAAACTTCTTGTGCTTCTGTGCTTCGCGCTCATCGCAATGACTGTAGTCATGGCGTGCACACCACCTGGCGCTCCC TGCACGTCGGACAGCGACTGTTGCGCTAGCTTTGTATGCAATCCGTGGGCCGGTCGTTGCACTGGAGGACCAGGAGGTCCAGGAGGACCGGGAGGACGATGGGGACCACGCACATAA
- the LOC113562022 gene encoding uncharacterized protein LOC113562022 isoform X1 has product MRDLHVFKRTQLQKSKMKCVIFTIFLIIAMAMAAPQGEKQPSCSPMYGRCQVFEDCCRYLQCLSYSAKCIPIQGLIVPGKDQRPLGPGPYPPNVPLD; this is encoded by the exons ATGCGCGACCTGCACGTATTCAAAAGAACG CAGTTGCAAAAAAGCAAGATGAAGTGCGTTATTTTCACCATTTTCCTTATCATTGCCATGGCTATGGCTGCACCTCAAGGAGAAAAACAGCCTTCGTGCAGTCCCATGTATGGGCGC TGTCAAGTTTTTGAAGATTGTTGTCGCTATCTGCAATGTTTATCTTACTCTGCTAAATGTATACCAATACAAGGTTTGATTGTGCCTGGAAAAGATCAAAGACCACTTGGCCCTGGACCGTATCCTCCAAACGTACCATTGGACTAG
- the LOC113562022 gene encoding uncharacterized protein LOC113562022 isoform X2 yields the protein MRDLHVFKRTLQKSKMKCVIFTIFLIIAMAMAAPQGEKQPSCSPMYGRCQVFEDCCRYLQCLSYSAKCIPIQGLIVPGKDQRPLGPGPYPPNVPLD from the exons ATGCGCGACCTGCACGTATTCAAAAGAACG TTGCAAAAAAGCAAGATGAAGTGCGTTATTTTCACCATTTTCCTTATCATTGCCATGGCTATGGCTGCACCTCAAGGAGAAAAACAGCCTTCGTGCAGTCCCATGTATGGGCGC TGTCAAGTTTTTGAAGATTGTTGTCGCTATCTGCAATGTTTATCTTACTCTGCTAAATGTATACCAATACAAGGTTTGATTGTGCCTGGAAAAGATCAAAGACCACTTGGCCCTGGACCGTATCCTCCAAACGTACCATTGGACTAG
- the Ickin1-1 gene encoding omega-conotoxin-like protein 1 — MCESNRINALTVINEEISLVSTVETFRSKECLVHRLETSKYTAVGKMAKLVLYVFIALLAASLIMGAPQDKSSCGRHGDPCVSSSQCCTGNRCHRYANRCQVIITEEELMAQREKILGRKGKDYK; from the exons ATGTGTGAGAGTAATCGTATAAATGCCTTGACCGTTATAAATGAAGAAATCAGTCTGGTTTCAACTGTTGAGACGTTCAGATCCAAGGAGTGCCTTGTTCATCGCCTTGAAACATCGA aATACACTGCTGTGGGAAAAATGGCGAAATTAGTGCTGTACGTCTTCATAGCGTTACTAGCTGCGTCTCTTATCATGGGAGCACCGCAAGATAAGTCAAGCTGCGGTCGACACGGTGACCCC TGCGTTTCTAGCTCACAATGCTGCACTGGCAATAGATGCCATCGTTACGCAAATAGATGTCAAGTCATAATTACCGAGGAAGAATTGATGGCACAACGTGAAAAGATCTTGGGACGAAAGGGCAAGGATTACAAGTAA
- the LOC105274935 gene encoding pancreatic triacylglycerol lipase: MQILVLIGLLFACVATGLPAEKETSNDIFTQLDYEKFENSVAYVYDDNENLVRLTFEDDEDDESFDETKKDLANRVFFFLYTKDNPTDPKPLYLDDENALKNSFFDPKKPTRFITHGWMNSRNSAACTLIRDAYVKHDDYNVIVIDWSKISIRPYIWASTRVKMVGMFVSSMIDFLVKHGLDLSQTTLIGHSLGAHVSGLAARFAKGDVNYVVGLDPALPGFYLAGPGSRISSGDATYVEIIHTNGGLLGFLAAIGDVDFFPNGGSKQLGCLIDIGGSCSHARSYRFYAESILSDVGFHGRKCNSFLRWQLGLCKKEHTSIMGGHKLFNGHGNYFLMTRSAFPFAKGLLARDP, from the exons ATGCAGATACTTGTCTTGATTGGCTTACTGTTCGCCTGCGTTGCGACtg GGCTTCCAGCGGAAAAGGAGACGTCTAACGACATTTTTACTCAATTGGACTACGAAAAATTCGAAAACTCGGTGGCGTACGTGTACGACGACAATGAGAATTTGGTGCGGCTGACGTTCGAAgatgacgaggacgacgaaaGCTTTGACGAAACTAAAAAGGATCTCGCGAACCGCGTCTTTTTCTTCCTGTACACGAAAGACAATCCTACCGATCCGAAGCCACTCTATCTCGACGACGAGAACGCCTTGAAGAATAGCTTTTTTGATCCCAAAAAACCCACACGTTTTATAACTCACGGATGGATGAATTCTCGCAACAGCGCAGCCTGCACTCTGATTCGCGATG CTTATGTTAAGCATGACGACTacaacgtcatcgtcatcgactGGAGCAAGATAAGCATCAGGCCTTACATCTGGGCCAGCACGCGCGTCAAAATGGTCGGTATGTTCGTCTCCAGCATGATCGACTTTCTGGTGAAGCACGGACTGGACCTGTCGCAAACCACGCTCATCGGCCACTCTCTTGGCGCTCACGTATCTGGACTAGCTGCTCGCTTCGCTAAGGGCGATGTCAACTATGTCGTGG GACTGGATCCGGCTCTTCCCGGCTTTTATCTGGCCGGTCCAGGATCCAGGATATCGAGCGGCGACGCGACTTACGTGGAGATCATTCACACGAACGGTGGCCTGCTTGGCTTCCTGGCGGCTATCGGCGATGTCGATTTCTTCCCCAACGGAGGATCCAAGCAGCTTGGCTGTCTGATAGACATCGGTGGCTCGTGTTCCCATGCACGCTCCTACAGGTTCTACGCCGAGTCCATCCTGAGCGACGTAGGATTTCACGGGAGGAAATGCAATTCTTTCCTCCGATGGCAACTGGGTTTATGCAAGAAGGAACACACGTCCATCATGGGCGGACACAAACTTTTCAATGGCCACGGTAACTACTTTTTGATGACCCGGTCGGCGTTCCCGTTCGCTAAGGGCCTGCTCGCGAGGGACCCGTGA